A DNA window from Thiobacillus denitrificans ATCC 25259 contains the following coding sequences:
- the dsrA gene encoding dissimilatory-type sulfite reductase subunit alpha, translating into MPKSPIETPNLDELEKGPWPSFVTGLKRLAKDNDMMVDLLGQLETSYQTKKGYWKGGTVGVFGYGGGVIPRFTELKDENNRPLFPEAAEFHTLRIQPPAGMHYTSDLLRKMCDVWQETGGSGLIAFHGQSGDIMLQGIRTENVQKAFDEFNQMGFDLGGAGPSLRTSMSCVGAARCEHSCYDEAHALRTVINNNIDDMHRPSLPYKFKFKFSGCPNDCVNAIMRSDLATIGTWRDNIRVDETLVQAYMAAHGEEDLVNDVVTKCPTRSISLVATSKFQPSEHVSAADLGNGKTMCIDNKNCVRCMHCINVIPGGLRVGTDKGVTILVGGKGVLKIGATMGTVVIPFMKLETEEDFEKLNELGRNVIDFFAENALEHERTGEMIERIGLNNFLEGLDLPVDPNMISQPRMNPFFRSDDWDEQVEKWLEYKAQKSA; encoded by the coding sequence ATGCCCAAGTCCCCCATCGAAACGCCGAACCTCGACGAACTCGAGAAAGGGCCTTGGCCCAGCTTCGTGACCGGCCTCAAGCGCCTCGCCAAAGACAACGACATGATGGTCGATCTGCTCGGGCAGCTCGAGACCTCGTACCAGACCAAGAAAGGCTATTGGAAGGGCGGCACGGTCGGCGTGTTCGGGTATGGCGGCGGCGTGATTCCGCGTTTCACCGAACTCAAGGACGAAAACAACCGGCCGCTCTTCCCGGAGGCGGCCGAATTCCACACCCTGCGCATCCAGCCGCCGGCCGGCATGCACTACACCTCGGATCTGCTGCGCAAGATGTGCGACGTCTGGCAGGAGACCGGCGGCTCGGGGCTGATCGCCTTCCACGGGCAGTCCGGAGACATCATGCTCCAGGGCATCCGCACCGAGAACGTGCAGAAGGCCTTCGACGAATTCAACCAGATGGGCTTCGATCTCGGCGGCGCAGGCCCTTCGCTGCGGACCTCGATGTCCTGCGTCGGCGCCGCACGCTGCGAGCATTCCTGTTATGACGAGGCCCATGCGCTGCGCACTGTCATCAACAACAACATCGACGACATGCACCGGCCGTCGCTGCCGTACAAGTTCAAGTTCAAGTTTTCGGGCTGCCCGAACGACTGCGTGAACGCGATCATGCGCTCCGACCTCGCCACGATCGGCACCTGGCGCGACAACATCCGCGTCGACGAGACGCTCGTGCAGGCCTACATGGCGGCGCACGGCGAGGAGGATCTCGTCAACGACGTGGTGACCAAATGTCCGACTCGGTCGATCAGCCTGGTCGCCACCTCAAAGTTCCAGCCGAGCGAACACGTCTCCGCCGCCGACCTCGGCAACGGCAAGACGATGTGCATCGACAACAAGAACTGCGTGCGCTGCATGCATTGCATCAACGTCATCCCTGGCGGGCTACGCGTCGGCACCGACAAGGGCGTCACGATCCTCGTCGGCGGCAAGGGCGTGCTGAAGATCGGCGCGACCATGGGGACGGTCGTCATCCCGTTCATGAAGCTCGAAACCGAAGAGGACTTCGAGAAGCTCAACGAACTCGGTCGCAACGTGATCGATTTCTTTGCCGAGAACGCACTCGAGCACGAACGCACTGGGGAGATGATCGAGCGCATCGGCTTGAACAATTTCCTCGAAGGCCTTGATCTGCCGGTCGATCCCAACATGATCAGTCAGCCGCGCATGAATCCATTCTTCCGTTCCGACGACTGGGATGAGCAGGTCGAGAAATGGCTCGAGTACAAGGCGCAGAAGTCCGCCTGA
- a CDS encoding AAA family ATPase yields MATYNQLRHVELSAEARASMLSRHPIVAKDYTVLTPMIKATYGLVRERVWTRRTGSFLYARPRTGKTRCAMAIRRLLATEFQDIHIMFLSADKRGSTSDLGFVLDLLSSEELVINKRISYREALLKLLTHIETNLASRAGNHLVLLVDELQLLCEADFRLLLVIHNRLEQKKIAMTTLGFSQPEILHVRTALATSHSFNLIARFLSEPIVFDGCAGRADLEVILEAYDTEKCYPEDTDWAYTRFFYLKHIRQGFVLEGMPKRSGPRLRRPPIRSRTGLFQWNILPGPSSISCLQAARRTQ; encoded by the coding sequence ATGGCTACATATAATCAGTTGCGTCACGTTGAATTGTCTGCAGAAGCTCGGGCGTCCATGCTGAGTCGTCATCCCATTGTCGCTAAGGATTACACCGTTCTTACGCCGATGATCAAAGCCACTTATGGATTGGTGCGGGAACGGGTCTGGACTCGCCGGACAGGATCATTTCTGTATGCGCGCCCGAGGACTGGAAAGACCCGCTGCGCAATGGCTATCAGACGCCTCCTTGCTACGGAGTTTCAAGATATCCATATTATGTTTCTCAGCGCGGATAAGCGAGGTAGCACTTCAGACCTAGGGTTTGTATTGGATTTGCTGTCGTCTGAAGAACTGGTGATCAATAAACGCATCTCCTACAGGGAAGCTCTATTAAAACTACTGACGCATATTGAAACCAATCTGGCGTCCCGGGCAGGAAATCACCTTGTACTGTTGGTTGACGAACTACAACTGTTATGTGAGGCAGATTTCAGACTGCTTCTCGTAATACATAACCGCTTGGAGCAAAAGAAAATAGCAATGACGACATTGGGGTTTAGTCAGCCAGAAATTCTTCATGTGCGCACAGCACTCGCAACATCACATTCATTCAACCTCATTGCTCGTTTTCTAAGCGAACCTATCGTATTTGATGGATGCGCCGGTCGTGCGGACCTAGAGGTCATCCTCGAAGCATACGATACGGAAAAGTGCTATCCCGAGGACACTGACTGGGCGTACACGCGCTTTTTTTACCTGAAGCATATAAGGCAGGGTTTCGTCTTAGAGGGTATGCCGAAACGATCTGGGCCTCGCTTAAGGCGGCCTCCGATCCGCTCCCGCACGGGACTGTTCCAATGGAACATCTTACCCGGACCGTCGAGCATCTCTTGCTTGCAAGCCGCAAGGCGGACGCAATAG
- a CDS encoding DUF488 domain-containing protein, with product MSHETASPLVLTIGHSTHPIDVFIGLLQAHGAASLVDVRTVPRSRHNPQFNTEALAQSLADAGLGYVHAPGLGGLRRARPDSPNAGWRNASFRGYADYMQTADFARSLDALIALAQTRRIVLMCAEAVPWRCHRSLIADALVLRGFRVEHILSATRRQLHALTPFARVSGGTLTYPPEAGSAPGQATVATDGCCPNEGGTTHIENTDAKGQKRSFVK from the coding sequence ATGTCGCACGAGACCGCTTCCCCGCTGGTTCTGACGATCGGCCATTCGACGCATCCGATCGACGTTTTCATCGGGCTGCTGCAGGCACACGGCGCGGCTTCGCTGGTCGATGTGCGCACGGTGCCGCGCTCGCGGCACAACCCGCAATTCAACACGGAGGCCCTGGCGCAGTCACTCGCCGATGCCGGTCTCGGCTACGTGCATGCGCCCGGTCTCGGCGGCCTGCGGCGCGCCAGGCCCGATTCGCCCAACGCCGGATGGCGCAACGCCTCGTTTCGCGGCTATGCCGACTACATGCAGACAGCCGACTTCGCGCGCAGCCTCGACGCGTTGATCGCCCTCGCGCAGACGCGGCGAATCGTCCTGATGTGCGCCGAGGCCGTACCCTGGCGCTGCCATCGTTCGCTCATCGCGGATGCACTCGTCCTCCGCGGCTTCCGCGTCGAACACATCCTGAGCGCGACGCGCCGTCAGCTTCACGCGCTCACACCATTCGCGCGGGTGAGCGGCGGCACGCTCACCTATCCACCCGAGGCGGGATCCGCGCCGGGGCAAGCGACCGTCGCGACGGACGGATGTTGCCCCAACGAGGGTGGAACCACTCATATCGAAAATACCGATGCAAAAGGCCAAAAAAGATCGTTTGTTAAATAG
- a CDS encoding DUF305 domain-containing protein — protein sequence MTLLIFAGAAVAAGPAAEKKAAKFEIDYMTGMISHHQMAVHMGTMCVQKAEHEELRAMCDQIIAAQTAEIATLMGWLQAWYGSGVEPKMSGKDQREMEKLEALSGAEFEIEFMKSMIRHHFTAIVVSSECLLDADHPALIAMCQDIITAQAAEIRQLRNWLCEWYGICSYRARSEEIREETRTRRPE from the coding sequence ATGACGCTACTGATATTCGCCGGAGCGGCTGTTGCAGCCGGTCCCGCGGCCGAAAAGAAGGCGGCGAAATTTGAAATCGACTACATGACCGGAATGATCAGCCATCACCAGATGGCCGTGCACATGGGAACGATGTGCGTGCAGAAGGCCGAGCACGAGGAATTGCGCGCGATGTGCGACCAGATCATCGCGGCGCAGACCGCGGAAATCGCGACGCTGATGGGCTGGCTGCAAGCCTGGTATGGCAGCGGTGTGGAACCGAAGATGTCGGGCAAGGATCAGCGCGAGATGGAGAAGCTCGAGGCGCTGAGCGGCGCCGAATTCGAGATCGAGTTCATGAAATCCATGATCCGGCATCACTTCACAGCGATCGTCGTGAGCAGCGAATGCCTGCTGGACGCCGACCACCCGGCGCTCATCGCCATGTGTCAGGACATCATCACCGCGCAAGCGGCCGAGATTCGTCAGCTGCGCAACTGGCTATGCGAGTGGTACGGCATCTGCAGCTACCGCGCGCGCAGCGAGGAAATCCGCGAAGAGACGCGTACGCGCCGGCCTGAGTAA
- a CDS encoding YncE family protein produces MALKACVFGLVCAGNAAVAFAAPIAYIPLGSGNAVIAVDVANGTIVKHYAGIENPHGLVATPDGEYLIAGSLAETPIPAGAPADTPNSKLYVIHPAHGHVMAEIPVSGWTHHQAITPDGKYVLSTHPTRGGISVVDVVGNKVFRVIDTGPAPNYTLITKDGKHAYVSNSGDGTISEIDLGS; encoded by the coding sequence ATGGCACTCAAAGCATGCGTTTTCGGGCTGGTTTGTGCCGGCAACGCTGCGGTCGCCTTCGCGGCGCCCATCGCGTACATCCCGTTGGGTTCCGGCAATGCGGTCATCGCAGTCGATGTGGCAAACGGGACCATCGTCAAACACTACGCTGGCATAGAAAACCCGCACGGCCTGGTGGCGACGCCGGACGGCGAATACCTCATCGCAGGGAGCCTCGCTGAGACCCCGATACCCGCAGGCGCACCCGCCGACACCCCGAACAGCAAGCTCTACGTCATTCATCCCGCGCATGGCCATGTCATGGCAGAAATCCCCGTGTCCGGGTGGACCCATCACCAGGCGATCACGCCGGACGGGAAATACGTGCTATCGACCCATCCGACGCGTGGCGGCATCAGCGTCGTCGACGTCGTCGGCAACAAGGTCTTCAGGGTCATCGACACCGGGCCCGCCCCCAATTACACCCTGATCACGAAGGACGGAAAGCATGCCTACGTAAGCAACAGCGGCGACGGAACCATCAGCGAGATCGACCTCGGTTCTTGA
- a CDS encoding DUF1840 family protein, translating to MLVTFTTKAYADITMFGDVAVTLLKMMGHSGTVPGAVVAADVPAALDRLRRALDADKGAQARPPAAAADDEDDPPVSLAHRALPLLELLAAAADRKADVMWK from the coding sequence ATGCTGGTGACGTTCACGACCAAGGCCTACGCCGACATCACGATGTTCGGCGATGTCGCGGTGACGCTCTTGAAAATGATGGGGCACAGCGGAACCGTGCCCGGGGCGGTCGTCGCGGCCGACGTGCCGGCCGCGCTCGACCGGCTCCGGCGCGCGCTCGACGCGGACAAAGGCGCTCAGGCCCGCCCGCCCGCGGCCGCAGCCGACGATGAAGACGATCCGCCGGTCAGTCTCGCGCATCGCGCCTTGCCGCTACTCGAACTGCTCGCCGCTGCCGCCGACCGAAAAGCGGACGTGATGTGGAAGTAG
- the mdoH gene encoding glucans biosynthesis glucosyltransferase MdoH produces MSNPFRPVRGGGASPSMPAIARGAMVAKPWRGLARGLADLLSGRHRHPAADPVTGRAPWEAVARRRRRALMALVVVASLAATAVLSQAQPTYQHPLLQYAQIGLFALLFAWVAAGCVTAVMGFMVLVRGDKHMLSRHSVGKEPVDDAARTAVIMPICNEDVNTVFAGLRATCESLSATGAARLFDVYILSDSSDPALRAAELAAWTELRTRLGTDRIFYRWRQRRTKRKAGNVADFCRRWGRNYRYMVVLDADSVMSGDALLTLVRLMEAHPSAGILQTAPQACGHDTLHARAQQFASRVVGRLFTLGMQYWQLGEAHYWGHNAIIRVEPFMKHCALASLPGKGRLSGEILSHDFVEAALMRRAGYHVWLVPDLVGSYEQQPPHILAELQRDRRWCQGNLQNARLIAEPGFHAVHRGMLLTGAMAYLSAPLWLLYVILGALLWLVGGNVFFTREGDFAVGVLGLWVGTIILLVLPRVLGVLAVLLKGEKRFYGGGTKLLKSALLEIGLSALQAPLRMVAHTLFVVGALIGLKLEWKSPPREASDVSWGEAARRFAPIGLAVLAIAAMLALIHPPALVWMIPVGLPLLLAVPFTVLTSRSGIGERVRAARLLLIPEETWQPSVLRRASDHALLPSALPAWPEALGDARLCALACAAMGPRRTSHGVRGIRRREQIERLALDEVPLERAHWMRFLSEPSSLQQLRAATLFRTPVQLTAAREIEPTAPEVSGMLLQQSAV; encoded by the coding sequence ATGAGCAACCCGTTTCGGCCCGTCAGGGGCGGAGGCGCGAGTCCCAGCATGCCGGCCATCGCCCGCGGCGCGATGGTGGCCAAGCCGTGGCGCGGGCTCGCGCGCGGTCTGGCGGATTTACTGAGCGGGCGTCACCGACATCCGGCCGCCGATCCGGTGACGGGGAGGGCGCCCTGGGAGGCCGTGGCCCGCCGCCGACGCCGCGCGCTCATGGCGCTCGTCGTCGTCGCCTCGCTTGCGGCGACCGCCGTGCTGTCGCAGGCCCAGCCGACCTACCAGCATCCTTTGCTGCAGTATGCGCAGATCGGCCTGTTCGCGCTGCTGTTCGCCTGGGTGGCGGCCGGCTGCGTCACGGCGGTCATGGGGTTCATGGTGCTCGTGCGCGGCGACAAGCACATGCTGTCGCGGCATTCGGTCGGCAAGGAGCCTGTCGACGACGCCGCGCGGACGGCCGTGATCATGCCGATCTGCAACGAGGACGTGAACACGGTCTTCGCCGGCCTGCGCGCGACCTGCGAATCCCTGAGCGCGACCGGCGCGGCCCGCCTGTTCGACGTCTACATCCTCTCCGACAGCAGCGATCCCGCCTTGCGCGCCGCCGAGCTCGCGGCCTGGACCGAACTGCGCACCCGTCTCGGCACCGACCGCATCTTCTACCGCTGGCGCCAGCGCCGCACCAAGCGCAAGGCCGGCAACGTCGCCGACTTCTGCCGCCGCTGGGGCCGCAACTACCGTTATATGGTCGTGCTCGACGCCGACAGCGTGATGAGCGGCGATGCGCTGCTCACGCTGGTGCGCCTGATGGAAGCGCACCCGAGCGCCGGCATCCTGCAGACCGCACCGCAGGCCTGCGGCCACGACACGCTGCACGCGCGCGCGCAGCAATTCGCCTCGCGCGTGGTCGGACGGCTGTTCACGCTCGGCATGCAGTATTGGCAGCTCGGCGAAGCGCACTACTGGGGGCACAACGCGATCATCCGCGTCGAACCTTTCATGAAGCATTGCGCGCTCGCGTCGCTCCCGGGAAAGGGCCGGCTCAGCGGCGAAATCCTTTCGCACGACTTCGTCGAGGCCGCGCTGATGCGGCGCGCCGGCTATCACGTATGGCTGGTGCCCGACCTCGTCGGCAGCTATGAACAACAGCCGCCGCACATCCTGGCCGAACTGCAGCGCGATCGGCGCTGGTGCCAGGGCAATCTGCAGAACGCGCGGCTGATCGCCGAACCGGGGTTTCATGCGGTCCACCGCGGCATGCTGCTCACCGGCGCGATGGCGTATCTGTCGGCCCCTCTGTGGCTGCTCTACGTGATCCTCGGCGCGCTGCTCTGGCTGGTCGGCGGCAACGTCTTCTTCACGCGCGAGGGCGATTTCGCCGTGGGCGTCCTCGGCCTTTGGGTCGGCACGATCATCCTGCTCGTGCTGCCCCGGGTGCTCGGCGTACTCGCGGTGCTGCTGAAGGGCGAAAAACGCTTCTACGGCGGCGGGACCAAGCTCCTCAAGAGCGCCTTGCTCGAGATCGGCCTCTCGGCCCTGCAGGCGCCGCTGCGCATGGTCGCGCACACGCTGTTCGTCGTCGGCGCGCTGATCGGCCTCAAGCTCGAGTGGAAATCGCCGCCGCGCGAGGCGAGCGACGTGTCCTGGGGCGAAGCGGCCCGGCGGTTCGCGCCGATCGGCCTCGCCGTGCTGGCGATTGCCGCGATGCTCGCACTGATCCATCCGCCTGCGCTGGTGTGGATGATCCCGGTCGGACTGCCGCTGCTGCTCGCCGTCCCGTTCACCGTCCTGACCAGCCGCTCCGGCATCGGCGAGCGGGTACGCGCCGCGCGCCTGCTGCTGATTCCGGAAGAGACCTGGCAACCTTCGGTGCTGCGCCGCGCCAGCGACCACGCGTTGCTGCCGAGTGCGTTGCCGGCCTGGCCCGAGGCGCTGGGCGACGCTCGCCTGTGTGCGCTTGCGTGCGCCGCGATGGGTCCGCGCCGTACCTCGCATGGAGTGCGCGGTATCCGGCGGCGCGAGCAGATCGAGCGCCTCGCGCTGGACGAGGTGCCGCTCGAACGCGCCCACTGGATGCGCTTTTTGAGCGAGCCGAGCAGCTTGCAGCAACTGCGGGCGGCGACGCTTTTCCGCACCCCCGTGCAACTCACGGCGGCCAGGGAGATTGAGCCGACGGCGCCGGAAGTCTCGGGAATGCTGCTGCAGCAGTCGGCGGTTTGA
- a CDS encoding ATP-dependent helicase, whose amino-acid sequence MSETAVVPGQQPPALPPSSYLSRLNPEQRRAVEHDVAGDACAGPLLVIAGAGSGKTNVLAHRVAHLVAHGADPAAILLLTFSRRAADEMVRRVERILRQVAAGRPRLAGAKLAWAGTFHSIGARLLREYAPRIGLDPAFTIHDREDSADLLNLVRHELGLADTGKRFPRKNTCLAIYSAAVNTLAPLGDVLQRRYPWCVEWEDELKRLFLAYVEAKQAQHVLDYDDLLLYWGQIAGEPTLAREMGARFSHILVDEYQDTNALQASIVRALKPDGRGVTVVGDDAQSIYAFRGATVRNILDFPGQFAPPARVVTLERNYRSTQPILAAANGVIARASEGYAKSLWSERESSERPQLVSVRDEADQAAFVVEEVLARREAGIALKAQAVLFRAAQHSATLEIELNRRQVPFVKFGGLKFLEAAHIKDVLAVLRWHENPRDRVAGFRVLQLMPGIGPKTAGQVLDGLAQVHDVRMALQEARVPPAAAHAWDDFLGLVAALAQPGATWPAELETIGSWYAPHLERLYDDAAVRQGDISQLEQIARTYPSRQRFLTELTLDPPDATSDEAGVPLRDEDYLILSTIHSAKGQEWAAVYLLNAVDGCIPSDLATGSPQEIEEERRLLYVALTRAKDHLQVVVPQRFYVTQQSGYGDRHVYAGRTRFIPPGMSELFDARVWPVRATETAPACAPPPEVVEVLSRMKAMWR is encoded by the coding sequence GGGCAAGACCAACGTGCTCGCGCACCGCGTCGCGCATCTCGTCGCGCACGGAGCCGACCCGGCGGCGATCCTGTTGCTGACGTTTTCGCGGCGGGCGGCCGACGAGATGGTGCGCCGGGTCGAACGCATCCTGCGCCAGGTCGCCGCCGGACGCCCGCGGCTCGCCGGCGCCAAACTCGCCTGGGCCGGCACGTTTCACAGCATCGGCGCGCGCCTGTTGCGCGAATACGCGCCGCGCATCGGGCTCGATCCGGCTTTCACGATCCACGACCGCGAAGACTCGGCCGATCTGCTGAATCTGGTGCGCCATGAACTCGGCCTCGCCGACACCGGGAAACGCTTTCCGCGCAAGAACACCTGTCTCGCGATCTATTCCGCCGCGGTCAACACGCTCGCGCCGCTCGGCGACGTGCTGCAGCGACGTTATCCGTGGTGCGTCGAGTGGGAAGACGAACTCAAGCGCCTGTTCCTCGCTTACGTCGAGGCCAAGCAGGCGCAGCACGTGCTCGATTACGACGATCTGCTGCTGTACTGGGGGCAGATCGCCGGGGAGCCGACGCTCGCGCGCGAGATGGGCGCGCGGTTCAGCCACATTCTCGTCGACGAATATCAGGACACGAACGCGCTGCAGGCGAGCATCGTGCGGGCACTCAAGCCTGACGGCCGCGGCGTGACCGTGGTCGGCGACGACGCGCAGTCGATCTATGCCTTTCGCGGGGCGACCGTGCGCAACATCCTCGATTTCCCCGGGCAGTTCGCGCCGCCCGCGCGCGTCGTCACGCTCGAGCGCAACTACCGCTCGACGCAGCCTATCCTCGCCGCGGCCAACGGCGTGATCGCGCGGGCGAGCGAGGGTTACGCCAAGTCGCTGTGGAGCGAGCGCGAATCGAGCGAGCGGCCGCAGCTCGTCAGCGTGCGCGACGAGGCCGACCAGGCTGCCTTCGTGGTGGAGGAAGTGCTGGCGCGGCGCGAAGCGGGCATCGCGCTCAAGGCGCAGGCCGTGCTGTTCCGCGCAGCGCAGCACAGCGCGACGCTCGAGATCGAGCTGAACCGCCGGCAGGTGCCGTTCGTGAAGTTCGGCGGGCTCAAGTTCCTCGAGGCGGCTCACATCAAGGACGTGCTCGCGGTGCTCCGCTGGCACGAAAATCCCCGCGACCGCGTCGCGGGCTTTCGCGTGCTGCAGCTCATGCCTGGCATCGGACCGAAGACCGCGGGGCAGGTGCTCGACGGTCTCGCGCAGGTGCACGACGTCCGGATGGCCTTGCAGGAGGCGCGCGTGCCGCCGGCCGCCGCGCATGCGTGGGACGACTTTCTCGGGCTGGTGGCCGCCCTCGCGCAGCCCGGCGCGACGTGGCCGGCGGAGCTCGAAACGATCGGCAGCTGGTATGCACCCCACCTCGAGCGCCTGTATGACGACGCGGCGGTGCGTCAGGGCGACATCAGCCAGCTGGAACAGATCGCGCGCACCTATCCCTCGCGCCAGCGCTTCCTGACCGAGCTCACCCTCGATCCGCCCGACGCCACGAGCGACGAGGCCGGCGTGCCGCTGCGCGACGAGGACTACCTGATCCTGTCGACGATCCATTCGGCGAAGGGTCAGGAATGGGCGGCGGTGTACCTGCTGAACGCGGTCGACGGCTGCATTCCCTCGGATCTCGCGACCGGCAGCCCGCAGGAGATCGAGGAAGAACGGCGGCTGCTCTACGTCGCGCTGACCCGCGCGAAAGACCACCTGCAGGTCGTCGTGCCGCAGCGTTTCTATGTCACGCAGCAGTCGGGCTACGGTGACCGCCACGTCTATGCGGGGCGCACACGCTTCATTCCGCCCGGCATGTCGGAGCTGTTCGACGCCCGCGTGTGGCCGGTGCGCGCGACGGAAACCGCGCCGGCCTGCGCGCCGCCGCCCGAAGTGGTGGAAGTGCTGTCGAGAATGAAGGCGATGTGGCGCTGA
- a CDS encoding glucan biosynthesis protein G: protein MRITRYHGTESIFPVLRYLLVGALLFAGGRPALAFDLDDVAAKAKQLASQPYQARTSSLPPDLKALSYDQYRDIRFKPEQAQWRRDKLPFELMFFHLGKFQTQRLQINEIDEQGAVRHLPFDRADFDYGKNKLSPENWGDVGYAGFRAHYPLNTAAYKDEVVVFLGASYFRAVGAGQHYGLSARGLAIDTVGGKGEEFPRFSEFWIEKPKPGATTLVVYALLESPRAAGAYRFEVMPGNDTVIDVQSQLYLRGQVATLGIAPLTTMYMFGENQPHRTDFRPEVHDSDGLMVATGEGEWLWRPLINPKHTLTTSFSMKSLRGFGLMQRDRSFASYEDVEARYDQRPSAWITPRGDWGPGRVELVQLNTPDETHDNIVAYWVPEKLPAPGQPLSLAYQLRWQGEVQQRPPAAWVTQTRAGRGFDALAPNEHQYIVDFAGPSLDALAPDAAVKAVVSANANGQIVERNVYRNAANGTWRMSLRVKQRRVAQPVELRAFLQHGKDTLSETWTYVIPPK from the coding sequence ATGCGAATTACCCGATACCACGGTACCGAGTCGATCTTCCCTGTGCTGCGCTATCTGCTGGTTGGCGCGCTACTATTTGCGGGAGGGCGGCCGGCGCTCGCCTTCGATCTCGACGACGTGGCCGCCAAGGCCAAGCAACTCGCCAGTCAGCCTTATCAGGCGCGGACGTCTTCGCTGCCTCCCGATCTCAAGGCGCTGAGCTACGACCAGTATCGCGACATCCGCTTCAAGCCCGAGCAGGCGCAGTGGCGCCGGGACAAGCTGCCTTTCGAATTGATGTTCTTCCATCTGGGCAAGTTCCAGACGCAGCGCCTGCAGATCAACGAGATCGACGAGCAGGGCGCGGTCAGGCATCTGCCTTTCGACCGCGCCGATTTCGACTACGGCAAGAACAAGCTGTCGCCCGAAAACTGGGGCGACGTCGGCTACGCTGGGTTCCGCGCCCATTACCCGCTCAATACGGCGGCCTACAAGGATGAAGTCGTCGTCTTCCTCGGCGCGAGCTATTTCCGCGCGGTAGGCGCCGGCCAGCATTACGGCCTTTCGGCACGCGGGCTCGCGATCGACACGGTGGGCGGAAAGGGCGAGGAGTTTCCGCGTTTTTCCGAGTTCTGGATCGAAAAACCCAAGCCCGGCGCGACCACGCTCGTCGTCTACGCGCTGCTCGAATCGCCGCGCGCGGCCGGCGCCTACCGCTTCGAAGTCATGCCCGGCAACGACACCGTGATCGACGTGCAGTCGCAGCTTTACCTGCGCGGCCAGGTCGCCACGCTCGGAATCGCGCCGCTGACGACGATGTACATGTTCGGCGAGAACCAGCCGCACCGCACCGATTTCCGCCCCGAGGTCCACGACTCGGACGGCCTGATGGTCGCGACAGGCGAGGGCGAATGGCTGTGGCGGCCGCTGATCAACCCCAAGCACACGTTGACGACCTCGTTCTCGATGAAGTCGCTGCGCGGCTTCGGACTGATGCAGCGCGACCGCAGTTTCGCCAGCTACGAAGACGTCGAGGCGCGCTACGACCAGCGCCCGAGCGCGTGGATCACGCCGCGCGGCGACTGGGGCCCGGGCCGGGTGGAACTTGTGCAGCTCAACACGCCCGACGAGACCCACGACAACATCGTCGCCTACTGGGTGCCGGAGAAGCTGCCCGCGCCCGGTCAGCCGCTGAGCCTCGCCTATCAGTTGCGCTGGCAGGGTGAGGTGCAGCAGCGCCCGCCCGCCGCCTGGGTCACGCAAACGCGCGCCGGCCGCGGCTTCGACGCGCTCGCCCCGAACGAACACCAGTACATCGTCGACTTCGCGGGGCCGTCGCTCGATGCCCTCGCCCCCGACGCGGCGGTCAAGGCCGTCGTCAGCGCCAACGCGAACGGCCAGATCGTCGAGCGCAACGTCTACCGAAATGCAGCAAACGGCACCTGGCGCATGTCGCTCCGGGTCAAGCAACGCAGGGTCGCGCAACCCGTCGAATTGCGCGCCTTCCTTCAACACGGCAAGGACACGCTGAGCGAAACATGGACCTACGTCATCCCACCCAAATGA
- a CDS encoding YncE family protein encodes MVRSLKAVPSPEHLAFSPDEKLLYVANARAGTVSVVGVREGEVRTTYTIGKRLHGLDIGDDGKTLFISSQSDDRVVALDTETGERRVLPLSPEPYHLDRIPGTGKIYVSSSKAPKIWVVDQDAVTVADEIELPAGEGHQIAVVK; translated from the coding sequence GTGGTCCGCTCCCTGAAGGCCGTTCCTTCCCCCGAACATCTGGCATTCTCGCCGGATGAAAAACTGCTCTACGTTGCCAACGCCCGAGCCGGCACAGTTTCGGTCGTCGGGGTGAGGGAAGGCGAAGTCCGAACGACCTACACGATCGGCAAACGGCTGCACGGGCTGGATATCGGCGACGACGGCAAGACGCTTTTTATCAGCAGTCAGTCGGATGACAGAGTGGTGGCGCTGGATACCGAAACCGGCGAACGGCGCGTCCTTCCGCTTTCACCGGAGCCGTATCACCTCGACAGGATTCCAGGCACCGGGAAGATCTACGTTTCCAGCAGCAAGGCGCCAAAGATCTGGGTGGTGGACCAGGACGCGGTCACCGTCGCGGACGAGATCGAACTGCCCGCGGGCGAAGGCCATCAGATTGCGGTGGTCAAATGA